The following nucleotide sequence is from Pseudobdellovibrionaceae bacterium.
CGAAGGCAGTTTGTCGTCGGCTGCGCCATTGCCCAGGCGATGACATTATTTCTTATCACAGGCCACGCCATTTTTGATCGTTCAAGCCCCACTCTATTGATCACCGTCCTCACGCTCTACTGGCTTTTTGGTCTGTCTGCAGGCCCTATATGGAATGCCTGGATCGTATCGATTATCCCCAAAGAGCAAAGGGCTCATTTTTTCTCCAAGCGCGGACCCTATCATGAAATTTCGGTTCTCATCGGCCTGGTCATTTGCGGCTTTGCCCTGGATCGAACTCCAGATGTTCTCCTCGCTTTTTCGGTGACTTTTGTCCTGGCTGGCATCACCCGCCTGGTGTCAGCCTATTCCATGTCGCGTTTACCGGACGAGTCTTCCGCCGGTGCAATAAGGCTTGAGGCATCTAGTGACTGGGGTGCCTTCATAAAATGGTTGGCACAAAAGAAGGTCATGTGGATGATTCTTCTGATTGGCTTTCTCAATCTTGGCGTTTCTGTCGGCTCTCCTTTTTTTACACCCTTTATGCTCAAGCGCATGAAGCTCGACTATGATACCTACATGATGTTGATAGCCATACCCTTTATTAGCCGAGCTATTGCCTATCAGTACTTCGAGCAAGTTATCCGGCGAGTGGGAGTGAAATCGGCACTCATTCCCTCAATGGTGATCATTGCACTTACCCCATTTCTCTGGTCCCAGTTTCCCTATGTTGGAACAATTGTGGTCTTTCAGATTATCGCAGGAATCGCTTGGACAGGATTTGAATACAGTATTCTGATAAAACAGATTTCTGATTTTGGACAGGCTGAAAGATCAAGAGTTCTTACCTGGACGAACTTTGTCGTCGGGGCATGCAACATCTGTGGTGTGACGATAGGATCTCAGTTGCTGGGACGAAGCCCCACTTCGGCAGATTACGCCCGGGTTTTTGAGATCTCCACAATGATGAGGCTCCTCCCCATCCTTGTGGTGTTCGTCATCGACTGGCAGGTATCTAGCCAATACATTAAACGATTCTATATTCGCTTTGTCGGCATTCGAGCCAACCGCGGCGCCGTCAGTAAACCTATCCTCTACGTGGATGAGGGAGGAGAGAAGTAAAGCCTGCCATTAAGCAGGCGACACATCTTCTGGTGGCGACGGAGGCGGCGTTTTGACCTTGCCCAACTTCTTAAGCTTGGGCTTTCTTCTCTTACGAGTTCTTTCAGGAATCAAATCCTTCATGGACTCAAGCTTCCCAAAACATAGAAGTTTGTCGTCAGCCTCAAGAACACGCTCGGATTTTGGATTTGGTATGACTTTTCCCCCACGATGGAGAGTCAGCACATTGATATCCTTTTCTCTGAGGCCGGATTCAACAAGAGTCTTACCAATGTACTCAGAACCACCAGGGATAAAGATCTCACTCACTCCGTATCCGCGACTAACGGTCAACCTTTGTCGAATATCAATCTCAGGGAAATCTACTTTCGCGGCAATGTAATCAACAATGGCACCGGCCACATCAAGCTTGGTACAGGCCTCAATGCCAGCAAGTCCCGGCGAAGAATTGACCTCCATGATCTGGGGTCCGTCGTGCCCCTCAAGCATGTCAACACCCGCAATTCCTAAACCCATAATCTGAGCCGCCCGGATAGCTGTTTCCTTATACTCATCACTTAGCTCGACAGCCTCGGTCGTACCACCACGATGGACGTTACTGCGAAACTCCTGGCCTTGGGCCACACGCCTCATCGCTGCAACCACCCGGTCACCAACAACAATGGCACGAATGTCTTTGCCTTTGCTTTCGGCAACAAATTTTTGAATGAGAATGTTCTGTTTTTGGCTTTGCAGAAGCTCAATGATCGATGTAGCCACTTCCTGAGTATGGGCCAAAAGAACACCAATTCCTTGGGTTCCCTCAATAAGCTTGATGATAATCGGCACCCCACCCACCCGGGCAATTGCGGGCAGGACATCTTTTTTATCGCGCACAAAAGCGGTTTGCGGAATGCCAATTTTGTGTTTACTAAGAATTTGTAAACTTCTTAATTTATCGCGGGAATTCAAAATTCCATCAGCTGAGTTCGCGCAAAAAACACCCATCTGCTGAAACTGCCGTGTCACTGCAGTTCCATAGTAGGTGATTGAGGCCCCAATTCGCGGGAGGACAGCATCGTAATGGCTTAAGCGTCGTTGCCCATAAAACAAATCTGGGTCTTCTTCTTCCAAATCGATGGCAAACTTCAAGGTATTAAGTACGCGAACTTGATGACCTCGGCTCTCACAGGCCTCTTTCAATCGCCTTGTACTATAGGTATTCGGTTCCCGCGATAGAATCGCCAGCTTCATTTATCCTCCACGGCATGCAGAAATGTTCGATGTTCGCCCTGACCGCCCCAAAAATCGGGCCCGGTGATGATCGACCTAGGCATTGATCTTCCTATAGCGTCGGCACATAATCAAACGATCCCGCTATATGTCACGAAAGGACCCCCATTTTATGTCCGCGACCCCGTTTTCTTATTCCCTGACTATCCGCGAAGCCCATTTGGACACCTTTGGACATGTAAATAACGCCACTTATTTGAGCCTCTTCGAAGAAGCCAGGTGGGAACTTGTTACACAAAGAGGCTATGGTCTGGATCAGGTCAGAAGCCGTCAGCATGGCCCGATTATTCTGGATGTCCACCTGGAGTTTCGCAAGGAACTTAAGCTCCGGGAGAAGGTTTTGATCACCACCAAACTCCTGCATTACGAAAAAAGGGTCGGGCAGCTCTATCAGGAGATTGTTGCCGAAAGCAGTCCTGACTTAGTTTTTGCCAAGGCCACTTTTACCTTTGGCCTTTTTGACCTTAAGGCCCGCCGTCTCATCCCGCCAACCGATGCCTGGCTGTATGCCATTGGGGCAAAAGACTCCCTTTTAAAATGAGGAGTTGGGGCCCTTGAGAAAATCCACTTCTTCGGGTGTGGATTCACGACCCAAAATTTGATTACGGTGTGGGTAGCGTCCGAAGCGATCTATGATCGCCTTGTGTTTTAGCTCATAGTCCAGGCCGCCCTCCAAGCCCGGCTGACTAAAGAGCTTCACCGCCTCTTCATGAGCCTTGGGGTCCTC
It contains:
- a CDS encoding MFS transporter, which codes for MIDAQIVKWSRLEVIFWSLMIGLGEAYIGAYALACGFSERYAGLIATIPLGAASLAQLFAPKLLRLLKGRRQFVVGCAIAQAMTLFLITGHAIFDRSSPTLLITVLTLYWLFGLSAGPIWNAWIVSIIPKEQRAHFFSKRGPYHEISVLIGLVICGFALDRTPDVLLAFSVTFVLAGITRLVSAYSMSRLPDESSAGAIRLEASSDWGAFIKWLAQKKVMWMILLIGFLNLGVSVGSPFFTPFMLKRMKLDYDTYMMLIAIPFISRAIAYQYFEQVIRRVGVKSALIPSMVIIALTPFLWSQFPYVGTIVVFQIIAGIAWTGFEYSILIKQISDFGQAERSRVLTWTNFVVGACNICGVTIGSQLLGRSPTSADYARVFEISTMMRLLPILVVFVIDWQVSSQYIKRFYIRFVGIRANRGAVSKPILYVDEGGEK
- a CDS encoding RimK family alpha-L-glutamate ligase, which translates into the protein MKLAILSREPNTYSTRRLKEACESRGHQVRVLNTLKFAIDLEEEDPDLFYGQRRLSHYDAVLPRIGASITYYGTAVTRQFQQMGVFCANSADGILNSRDKLRSLQILSKHKIGIPQTAFVRDKKDVLPAIARVGGVPIIIKLIEGTQGIGVLLAHTQEVATSIIELLQSQKQNILIQKFVAESKGKDIRAIVVGDRVVAAMRRVAQGQEFRSNVHRGGTTEAVELSDEYKETAIRAAQIMGLGIAGVDMLEGHDGPQIMEVNSSPGLAGIEACTKLDVAGAIVDYIAAKVDFPEIDIRQRLTVSRGYGVSEIFIPGGSEYIGKTLVESGLREKDINVLTLHRGGKVIPNPKSERVLEADDKLLCFGKLESMKDLIPERTRKRRKPKLKKLGKVKTPPPSPPEDVSPA
- a CDS encoding acyl-CoA thioesterase, encoding MSATPFSYSLTIREAHLDTFGHVNNATYLSLFEEARWELVTQRGYGLDQVRSRQHGPIILDVHLEFRKELKLREKVLITTKLLHYEKRVGQLYQEIVAESSPDLVFAKATFTFGLFDLKARRLIPPTDAWLYAIGAKDSLLK